The following are from one region of the Cloacibacterium sp. TD35 genome:
- a CDS encoding glycosyl transferase family 1, whose translation MEKELKKILIISYYWPPAGGPGVQRWLKFVKYLPDFGWEPTVFIPENPSYPIVDETLQKDVPKNLKMIKTKIWEPYQLAEKFGKDNKKFKAGQFDVGENQSWKAKLSIFVRGNFFIPDARVFWVKPSVEFLEKYLKANHYDVLVTTGPPHSLHLIGLGLKTKFPDLKWIADFRDPWTEISYYKHLKLTKIADKKHRKLESEVFKNADITLATSYTDAKNFRKKGANAFCVTNGFDVDASTTLSMTEENSKTLPLSNSTAKFTLSYIGVLEQLRNPEILWETLNDFIQENADFKNDFQLKFVGRLDDKILKKIESSALKNNLTNLGYQTHDVALKHMQDSSVLLMTNFPQESSKGIIPGKIFEYLATGKTILSFGPKDADVEKILNETKAGKHFSYEEKENLKKFILESYENWKSGTLNQNAENIEQFSRKNLTHKLVDLMNKWF comes from the coding sequence TTGGAAAAAGAATTAAAAAAAATATTAATCATCTCTTATTACTGGCCTCCAGCTGGAGGACCGGGAGTTCAGCGTTGGTTGAAATTTGTAAAATATTTACCTGATTTCGGTTGGGAACCTACCGTTTTTATTCCAGAAAATCCGAGTTATCCGATTGTAGATGAAACTTTACAAAAAGACGTTCCCAAAAATCTCAAAATGATTAAAACCAAAATTTGGGAACCTTATCAATTGGCAGAAAAATTTGGGAAAGACAATAAAAAATTCAAAGCAGGGCAGTTTGATGTAGGTGAAAATCAATCTTGGAAAGCCAAACTTTCGATTTTTGTTCGTGGCAATTTCTTTATTCCAGATGCGCGTGTTTTTTGGGTAAAACCTTCCGTAGAATTTTTAGAAAAATATCTAAAAGCCAATCACTATGATGTTTTGGTGACAACTGGCCCACCACATTCTTTGCACTTGATTGGTTTAGGTCTTAAAACAAAATTCCCAGACTTAAAATGGATTGCAGATTTCCGTGATCCTTGGACTGAAATTTCGTATTACAAACATCTGAAACTGACTAAAATAGCCGATAAAAAGCATAGAAAATTAGAATCTGAAGTGTTTAAAAATGCAGATATTACCTTGGCAACAAGTTATACTGATGCTAAAAATTTCAGAAAGAAAGGCGCAAATGCTTTTTGCGTTACGAATGGGTTTGATGTAGATGCTTCTACTACGCTCAGCATGACAGAAGAGAACTCTAAAACTCTACCACTCTCCAATTCTACCGCTAAATTCACATTAAGTTACATCGGTGTCTTGGAACAACTCAGAAATCCTGAAATTCTGTGGGAAACATTAAATGATTTCATTCAAGAAAATGCAGACTTCAAAAATGATTTTCAACTGAAATTTGTAGGAAGATTAGACGATAAAATTTTAAAGAAAATAGAAAGTTCAGCTCTTAAAAATAACTTAACCAATTTGGGTTATCAAACGCATGATGTTGCGCTAAAACACATGCAAGATTCATCAGTTTTATTGATGACCAATTTCCCTCAAGAATCTTCAAAAGGAATTATTCCAGGAAAAATTTTCGAGTATTTGGCAACGGGAAAAACCATTCTTTCTTTCGGTCCAAAAGATGCTGATGTAGAAAAAATCTTGAACGAAACCAAAGCTGGAAAACATTTTAGCTACGAGGAAAAAGAAAATCTAAAGAAATTTATTTTAGAATCTTACGAAAATTGGAAATCAGGAACGCTGAACCAAAACGCTGAAAATATTGAGCAATTCTCTAGAAAAAATTTGACTCATAAATTAGTCGATTTAATGAATAAATGGTTTTAA
- a CDS encoding DUF2202 domain-containing protein encodes MKFIFAFSLSILFVSCSLMQPNTARTSSQLSEKEITRITQLIGKEKIAKEVYENFHNQYQNNLFGNIAKRKQKHIEIWKNILAKQNINVLENETIEETENLKKQLLSDATDEISALKTAIGIEELNLNDIYIVRKNSQKSSIREAANGIECGTRNHLFVFYRALKEKNENYNHQIISGKKFKNIISGAVNPCGLQYD; translated from the coding sequence ATGAAATTTATCTTCGCTTTTTCACTTTCGATATTGTTCGTTTCTTGTTCATTAATGCAACCGAATACAGCTAGAACTTCATCTCAACTTTCTGAAAAAGAAATCACTAGAATTACACAACTCATTGGCAAAGAAAAAATTGCAAAAGAAGTTTACGAAAATTTTCATAATCAATATCAAAACAACCTTTTCGGAAATATTGCCAAAAGAAAACAAAAACATATTGAAATCTGGAAAAATATTCTTGCAAAGCAGAATATCAATGTTCTAGAAAATGAGACCATAGAAGAAACGGAAAATCTTAAAAAGCAACTTCTTTCTGATGCGACAGATGAAATTTCTGCACTGAAAACCGCCATAGGAATAGAGGAATTAAACCTAAATGATATTTATATCGTAAGAAAAAATAGTCAAAAATCTAGCATTAGAGAAGCCGCAAATGGTATAGAATGTGGCACTAGAAATCATCTTTTTGTTTTTTACAGAGCATTGAAAGAAAAAAATGAAAACTACAACCATCAAATTATTTCTGGTAAAAAATTTAAAAATATCATTAGCGGCGCGGTAAATCCTTGCGGTTTACAATATGATTAA
- a CDS encoding DUF2202 domain-containing protein has protein sequence MKTKSFTLVFLIIFGMVIFTNSTPKKTIENDTSSLLFMLEEEKLAHDVYTFLYSKWETRPFANIKESEKVHMQKLQELLEQNKIPYEILPEGKFKNQNLQKLYNDLTAKGKTSEIEALKAGATIEDIDIYDLQRLTKETQNQDIANVYKFLECASRNHLRAFSRNLEMRNTNYISKNISKNEYEKIISAKQEQCGMQNGMQCQNQGKGRGNRGRGNGFGNGNCMN, from the coding sequence ATGAAAACCAAATCTTTTACCTTAGTTTTTCTCATTATTTTTGGAATGGTAATTTTCACTAATTCTACTCCTAAAAAAACAATAGAAAATGACACTTCTTCTCTCCTATTTATGCTAGAAGAAGAAAAATTAGCACATGATGTGTACACTTTTTTATATTCGAAATGGGAAACTAGACCTTTTGCTAATATTAAAGAAAGTGAAAAAGTACATATGCAAAAATTACAAGAACTTTTAGAACAAAATAAAATTCCTTACGAAATTCTTCCCGAAGGAAAATTTAAAAATCAAAATCTTCAAAAATTATATAACGACCTTACTGCAAAAGGAAAAACTTCTGAAATTGAAGCTTTAAAAGCAGGAGCAACGATAGAAGATATAGATATTTACGACTTGCAAAGATTAACCAAAGAAACTCAAAATCAAGACATCGCCAATGTTTACAAATTTCTAGAATGTGCTTCTAGAAATCATTTGAGAGCATTTTCACGTAATTTAGAAATGAGAAATACCAATTATATTTCTAAAAATATTTCTAAAAATGAATATGAAAAGATTATCAGCGCAAAACAGGAACAATGCGGTATGCAAAATGGTATGCAATGCCAAAATCAAGGAAAAGGTAGAGGAAATAGAGGTAGAGGAAACGGTTTTGGAAATGGAAATTGCATGAATTGA
- a CDS encoding PLP-dependent cysteine synthase family protein — translation MNYAKNILETIGNTPLVKLNKVLGEDFPALVLAKVETFNPGNSVKDRMALKMIEDAEKDGRLKPGGTIIEGTSGNTGMGLALAAIIKGYKCIFVTNSKQSKEKADILRALGAEVVICPTDVKPTDPRSYYQTAKRLTEETENAWYVNQYDNLSNRAAHYESTAPEIWKQTEGKLTHFVVGAGTGGTITGCGTFFKEKSKDIKVIGVDTYGSILKEIHETGEIHYDHAYTYITEGIGEDILPENYDMSVIDHFEKVTDKDGAIYARKLAKEEGIFCGYSAGSAIAAIKQMQDQFTKDDIIVVLLHDHGSRYVGKIYNDDWMKEMGWLD, via the coding sequence ATGAACTACGCAAAAAATATTTTAGAAACGATAGGGAATACACCGCTAGTAAAGCTAAATAAAGTTTTAGGAGAAGATTTTCCAGCATTGGTTTTAGCAAAAGTAGAAACCTTCAATCCTGGGAATTCTGTAAAAGACAGAATGGCACTTAAAATGATTGAAGATGCTGAAAAAGACGGTCGTCTGAAACCTGGAGGAACCATCATCGAAGGAACTTCTGGAAATACAGGAATGGGATTGGCTTTAGCAGCAATTATAAAAGGTTACAAGTGTATTTTCGTAACCAATTCTAAACAATCAAAAGAAAAAGCAGATATTTTACGTGCTCTAGGAGCTGAGGTAGTGATTTGTCCTACTGATGTAAAACCTACCGATCCTCGTTCTTATTACCAAACTGCAAAAAGATTAACCGAAGAAACTGAAAACGCTTGGTATGTAAACCAATATGATAATCTTTCTAACAGAGCAGCGCATTATGAATCTACTGCACCAGAAATTTGGAAACAAACCGAAGGGAAGTTGACTCATTTTGTAGTAGGAGCAGGAACAGGAGGCACGATTACAGGTTGCGGAACTTTTTTCAAAGAAAAAAGTAAAGACATCAAAGTAATCGGTGTAGATACTTATGGTTCTATTTTGAAAGAAATTCATGAGACAGGAGAAATCCATTATGATCATGCTTATACCTACATCACAGAAGGAATTGGTGAGGATATTTTGCCTGAAAACTATGACATGTCTGTAATAGACCATTTCGAGAAAGTTACCGATAAAGATGGTGCGATTTATGCTAGAAAATTAGCTAAAGAAGAAGGGATTTTCTGTGGTTATTCTGCAGGAAGTGCTATTGCTGCAATTAAGCAAATGCAAGATCAATTTACCAAAGATGATATTATAGTAGTTTTGCTTCATGACCATGGTTCTAGATATGTAGGGAAAATCTACAATGATGATTGGATGAAGGAAATGGGCTGGTTAGACTAG
- a CDS encoding ABC transporter permease: MKFPIYFSKKIAFSKDNKNNLSRVIVFIGRLSVALGIIVSLVTVSTGLGSKKAIKNRMADFVGHISVKSTKSNSSYNSSVLHKEGLNVKGIQNLPDVSNTQSYATVSGILRTEENFAGVILKGVAKDFDAERFQSFMVAGEVPEFNEEGYNNQVILSDKIANDLHLKPKDSIVAIFSKEDQQPIYRKFEISGIYKTDIKMIDDLFIIGDINHVRKIQNMAKTDVGGIDIFLKDSDDMDAIYPKIEKLIGYKNYAEKATDKYPQIVDWINIFDTNIGLIITIMLIVVVINIIMVLLILIIERTNSIGMLKTLGATNGQIRAIFINYTLLIMIPGLIMGNVIGLGFLVLQKIFGFIKLNPENYYVSTVPVDLNPVYILGISVGILAISAFALILPSYLISKISPVKAIKYN; the protein is encoded by the coding sequence TTGAAATTTCCAATATATTTTTCTAAAAAAATAGCGTTCTCCAAAGATAACAAAAATAATCTTTCACGCGTGATTGTCTTCATCGGAAGGCTTTCTGTAGCGCTGGGAATTATTGTTTCATTGGTGACAGTTTCTACGGGTTTAGGCTCCAAAAAAGCCATTAAAAATCGTATGGCAGATTTCGTGGGACACATTTCTGTGAAATCTACTAAAAGCAATTCTTCCTATAACTCTTCGGTACTTCACAAAGAGGGATTAAACGTAAAGGGAATTCAAAATCTACCAGACGTTTCTAATACGCAATCGTATGCTACGGTTTCTGGGATTCTGAGAACCGAAGAAAACTTTGCAGGGGTTATTCTAAAAGGCGTTGCCAAAGATTTTGATGCAGAACGTTTTCAGAGTTTTATGGTAGCTGGAGAAGTCCCGGAATTCAACGAAGAAGGCTATAATAATCAAGTCATTCTTTCTGATAAAATTGCAAATGATTTGCATCTGAAACCCAAAGACAGCATTGTAGCGATTTTTTCTAAAGAAGACCAACAGCCCATTTATAGAAAATTTGAAATTTCTGGAATTTACAAGACAGACATCAAAATGATAGATGATTTGTTTATCATCGGCGATATTAATCACGTGAGAAAAATTCAGAATATGGCAAAAACTGATGTGGGAGGAATAGATATTTTCTTGAAAGACAGTGATGATATGGATGCCATTTATCCAAAAATTGAAAAACTTATTGGTTACAAAAATTACGCAGAAAAAGCAACAGATAAATATCCGCAAATCGTAGATTGGATTAATATTTTTGATACCAATATCGGACTGATTATCACGATTATGCTGATTGTAGTAGTTATTAATATCATTATGGTTTTGCTTATTCTCATTATTGAGCGCACTAATTCTATCGGGATGCTGAAAACATTGGGTGCAACCAACGGACAAATTCGAGCGATTTTTATCAACTATACTTTGCTGATTATGATTCCTGGATTAATTATGGGGAATGTAATAGGTTTAGGATTTTTGGTGCTTCAAAAAATCTTCGGATTTATCAAACTCAATCCAGAAAATTACTATGTAAGCACAGTTCCTGTTGATCTAAACCCTGTTTACATTTTGGGAATTTCTGTTGGGATTTTGGCGATATCTGCTTTCGCTCTTATTTTGCCTAGTTATCTAATTTCTAAAATTTCTCCTGTAAAAGCGATTAAGTATAATTAA
- a CDS encoding exo-beta-N-acetylmuramidase NamZ family protein, producing the protein MNLSVKIKDLVLIMLMIFGLQSCSTQKNNANPTPEPVKTVEIALEKPKNKEENCFKNAADRPELYLPLLKNKTIAVVANQTSLLADKTHLVDFLVQNNIKIKHIFAPEHGFRGTADAGEHVKNGIDTKTGLQIISLYGDNKKPKPEQLQGVDIVLFDIQDVGVRFYTYISTLTYVMEAAAENGKEIIVLDRPNPHDGYTDGPVLKEKWTSFVGLHKVPVVYGLTIGEYGKMVNSEKWMKNAVQVKYTLIPMLNYHKNKRYPISEKPSPNLPNDQSINLYPSLCFFEGTQVSVGRGTDFPFQVYGSPWLKNQEFSFTPKPTSGAKDPFLNGKICFGKDLRQFPEIKAKLDLSFVIDAYQNFDKKVQDFFLKNLWFDTLAGTDELRKQIISGTPEAEIRKSWQKDLENFEKIRLKYVLYEN; encoded by the coding sequence ATGAATTTAAGTGTCAAAATTAAAGATTTAGTTCTTATTATGCTAATGATTTTTGGGTTACAAAGTTGTAGCACTCAAAAAAACAATGCAAATCCCACTCCAGAACCTGTAAAAACGGTAGAAATTGCCTTAGAAAAACCAAAAAATAAAGAAGAAAATTGTTTTAAAAACGCTGCAGACAGACCAGAACTCTATTTGCCTCTTCTGAAAAACAAAACTATAGCAGTAGTCGCTAATCAAACGAGTTTATTAGCTGACAAAACACATTTGGTAGATTTTTTGGTTCAAAACAATATCAAAATCAAACATATTTTTGCTCCAGAACACGGGTTTCGTGGAACTGCAGATGCTGGTGAACATGTAAAAAACGGAATTGACACCAAAACAGGTTTACAGATTATTTCGCTTTATGGCGACAATAAAAAACCAAAACCTGAACAATTACAAGGAGTAGACATTGTACTTTTTGACATTCAAGATGTGGGTGTAAGATTTTACACGTACATTTCTACACTCACTTACGTAATGGAAGCTGCCGCAGAAAATGGTAAAGAAATCATTGTTCTAGACCGCCCGAATCCTCATGATGGTTATACAGACGGACCTGTTTTAAAAGAAAAATGGACTAGTTTTGTAGGATTGCACAAAGTTCCTGTAGTATATGGATTAACAATTGGGGAATACGGAAAAATGGTAAATAGCGAAAAATGGATGAAAAATGCAGTACAAGTAAAATATACGCTCATTCCAATGCTGAATTATCATAAAAATAAAAGATATCCTATTTCTGAAAAACCTTCACCTAATTTACCCAATGATCAATCCATCAACCTCTATCCTAGTCTTTGTTTCTTCGAAGGAACACAAGTTTCTGTAGGAAGAGGAACAGATTTTCCATTTCAGGTGTATGGAAGTCCTTGGTTAAAAAATCAGGAATTTTCTTTTACTCCGAAACCTACTTCTGGTGCAAAAGACCCTTTCTTGAATGGTAAAATATGCTTTGGAAAAGATTTACGTCAATTTCCAGAAATTAAAGCAAAATTAGATTTAAGCTTCGTCATTGATGCGTATCAAAATTTTGACAAAAAAGTTCAAGATTTCTTCTTGAAAAACCTTTGGTTTGATACACTAGCAGGGACAGATGAATTGCGCAAGCAAATTATATCTGGAACTCCAGAAGCAGAAATTAGAAAATCTTGGCAAAAAGATTTAGAAAATTTCGAGAAAATCCGTCTCAAATATGTTCTTTATGAAAACTAA
- a CDS encoding sulfite exporter TauE/SafE family protein encodes MDFFSDYSLYTLFFLAAFAFIAGFLDAIVGGGGLIQLPALLIQFPQLALPTLFGTNKIAALSGTSIAAVQYAKRIRFNWKVLLSISIFSFLFSFLGARTVSYLDSEALKPLILIILIAIAIYTFIKKDLGNVATKDLSTTKKMIFGALIGAVIGFYDGFFGPGTGSFFVLAFVVILGFDFLSASAYAKVVNCITNISALLVFISHGNYLLELAILMAVFNIAGNFLGTKIAFKKGNGFIRIVFLIIVMLMILRYSKEVFWP; translated from the coding sequence ATGGATTTTTTCTCTGATTACAGTCTTTATACGCTATTCTTTTTAGCAGCATTTGCCTTTATTGCAGGTTTTTTAGATGCAATAGTTGGCGGTGGTGGTTTGATACAATTGCCCGCTTTGTTGATTCAATTTCCTCAATTGGCATTGCCAACACTTTTTGGAACCAACAAAATAGCCGCACTGTCTGGAACAAGTATTGCAGCGGTGCAATACGCCAAAAGAATACGCTTCAATTGGAAGGTTTTGCTTTCCATATCGATTTTTTCCTTTCTGTTTTCATTTTTGGGAGCCAGAACGGTGAGTTACTTAGATTCTGAAGCATTAAAACCTTTAATTTTAATTATTCTGATTGCGATTGCTATTTATACTTTCATCAAAAAAGATTTAGGAAATGTTGCGACCAAAGATTTAAGTACAACCAAAAAAATGATTTTCGGAGCATTAATTGGAGCGGTAATTGGCTTCTACGATGGATTTTTTGGGCCTGGAACAGGGAGTTTCTTTGTCTTGGCGTTCGTGGTAATTTTAGGATTTGATTTTCTTTCGGCTTCTGCCTATGCTAAAGTGGTGAACTGCATCACCAATATTTCAGCGCTTTTGGTTTTCATCAGCCACGGAAATTATTTGCTAGAACTGGCTATCTTAATGGCGGTTTTTAATATTGCAGGAAACTTTCTAGGAACAAAAATTGCCTTTAAAAAAGGCAATGGATTTATCAGAATTGTATTTTTAATCATCGTAATGCTGATGATTTTACGATACAGCAAAGAAGTTTTTTGGCCGTAA